The genome window GATTGACTCAACATGGCCTTGAATCCTATTTGTGTTTAATGTACCATGCACTCTAGAGACGCATTACACCAGGGTTTGCCAATTGGTGGCCTGCGGGcagttttatttggccccccaaatCTTCTTAAATTCTTTAATCATTTCATTGTTGTGCAAAAAAAGACTAAGAACCTCAGAAAATCAGCTCCAAGAGATTTTAATTTTGGATATCTGTTCGTAAGTATTCCCACGCATGGCGTGATTGAATACTAATGTGTGCAAGGTTAGAAatgatgttttagtcaaatattatatgtgcgtgtggtcaatttgcagtctacaaatgatttgtaattattttCCGGCTCCCTGATCATCCGCTCAATAAAATAATTGGCCCACGGCACATCTCTGCATCACCCAGTGGTGTCTCTTTCCTGTCAGCCCCTCCACCGAGTAGCTACACACGTGAAACGTTTCCACAGTGCATTTACGCATGATCTCACCATACACTTATTTCCATAAATCCGCCTTCGTCTTGGCTATTGATATTAGCTACACACTTCAATGTTGCATTGGTCACACCGCTTATAAAACAATGTTGAATATGGTAATGGTATATTACCAGTCAGTCATGTCTGATGCCTGGACTATTTGAAGGTGTTTATGCACAAGGTTCTGTTTGATCTGCTAACAGGTTTTAGTGGAATTCTCCTGATGTATTTAACATTCAACTGGGATAGATAGTAATAGGTAAACAGCTCATTTCTGTTAATACGAACTTAAATGACAAAAGCAAAGGTCATCTCTGCAGACACATTTGGGTCATGGTCCCAGGCATTATAGTCTAAAACGGATGCCAGACTCTGAAAGGTCAACGGGTTGATTTCCAATGTGGACATTTAGCCTCAAAGAGACGTTGGCCTCTGCAACCCTTTGTAGCTGGGCCAGGTGAATTTAGATAAAGATAAATTCAAAAGAACATAGAGTTGGACCAAGGCAATTCTTTTCAGCTTGAAGAATATAAGAGATAGTGTTCTTAAATCGGCTTCCTCTCTGGAATTCATTATTCTGCCAGCAGTGACTAATGAGTGTGCTAAGGGCTTTCAAGCTCACTATGAATCATAGCTCCGAGCACTATTACTAAGCAACAGCTACTTGGGGGTGTCTCAAGAGAAGGTGGATCTAGTATTGTTCAGTAAAAGGTGTTGTTTTCTTCCTCTTAAGGAGCCTTGTGTTTAAATAACATGCATTATAGAATGTGTTGAACATAACACGAATGATATCCAATTATATGGGCAATAAATGGTATGTGATGTGTGCCATGACCTGATTATTCTATGATGTTGCAGTTGCTCTTGTGGACTGTCTACTAGCAAGATACGTATTTTTTTTCTCTTCTGGAAACACATTGCCCATGCACCCTTGAGTCATCAGGTCAGCTCTCAGGTAATGAGCCTGAAGCTCTTCTTGTGTACAGGTGTATTCTATGCAGTCAATTTGAGGACTTAATGATTTTACTTCAAACTAATAAAAACCGTAAACGGAAATAATAATTGTAAGCAAATGAAGAAATGTGTGTTGAGATCAAAACCCCCAAAATGCTAACAAAAATATAAGAGTTGTAAACAAAAATATTCAGCAATTGTCACGTTTGTTTGATCAAATATCTTGTTCTTGCAACTGAAACTAGATGGTGAGCGACAAGAGAAAGGAGATGGACGGCCTATGAAAAGAGATGGCAAGCGACAAGAGAAAGGAGATGGATGGCTGATGAAAAGCGATGGCGAGCAACAAGAGAAAGGAGATGGACGGCCTTCGAACAGAGATGAAGGGCGGTCCACTGACTTGATTACTAGAGTAGGGGCTAAAGATACAAAACCCACTGAAACCTTGGACTGGAAAAACAAAAAATGACAGTTAACTTTCGTGCTTGGGCCCAGGCTCTACTTCATGCACATAGCTCATCCAGCTTGAGCTCTTGATTGTTTCCATGGCAAATCGGAGGCACATGCCTGTGGATAGACTTGTGTAAGGCATATGTCCCTCCTCAGGCGGGTCTATGTGAAAACCACCCAAGACAGACTCCCTCATCTCTGTGGTGGCATACTGTCAGTCAAGTAGACCTATAGCAGTCAGGTGTTAGACTGCATCACAGATGATCTGCAGTGATCAGAAATAATTACTATGCAGCTAGAACCTGTAGGTTCTGTTACATTGCTTGCATCCATCCTTAATCATCAGATCAGTGTAGAAGGAAAAGAAGACACTAtacaatattgagttgcacccaccaTCTCTACAGTATGCTGCCATGGGCTTTACTAAAGATCAGCTGACAGACAACTACCACATGGTAGAAAATGAAGCAGGTCTAGACACTGACCTTCCTAAAACCCATGAAGAAAAGCATTTTATAATCATGTTTCTTCTATTACAGCGGTCTACATTCGGTTCCATCTAAAAATGTATCATTCAGCAATCTATATGTGTAGAACGTTGATTACTACCTTCCAGTTAAATATCCGCTTTGGCATTCCCCTTTGAAAGCAGCAAATCTCGTTCCATCTGGCACACACAATCCAGATAATGTAATATTATCCAAGCCACTCACTCAACCGTTCACATGGTACCATGATGGGGGGATAAAAATGATTTCATTTACTTCTGGCATAGTCTAAAGAGAAAATCTTTTACAGATTTCAGTCTATTTTGCTGTTCAATATTAGGGAATACTCCCCTCTCACGGTGGTGATGATTATAATATTGTGCATTAGGAAGTCATGAGGCAAAAACGTAAGAGACAGATCGAAATTTACTGGGGgaggggtggtccaaaatagTGGAGGGTtatcaaacattttttttttgctttggggagggttgtATATGCTTCTGCTCGTATTTTCCCTCTAAACAATGGCTTGACATTACACTAAAAAAGTTTAGAAACGTTTGTGAAGGTTTGGTATGGCTttagctactgcaggcctatgatatgaaggcagtGTGCCACGGCGCTACAACTGACTTCgacagttgaacttgaggtgaggaagacttgttcaggcctaccagagttactcctaTAATCTAAGAATATGCTTCTCTTTATACAAAATATTCAGCCCAAAAATTTACAAATTACCCTCCATCTGCACGTCTATATCTGTGTCGTAGCATGCCACCGACATCTCTCTCTGGcgttaggaaagtattcagaccccttcactttttccacattttgttacagcattattctaaaataaatgaaattgttttttcccctcaatctacacacaatactccataatgacaaagcaaaaatatttttctgatatttttgcacatttatttaaaataaaaaatgaaaaaaatatacatttacataagttagaaggtgaaccttgaccccagtctgaagtcctgagcgctttggagcataGAGTTCCGAGatgggattgtgtcgaggcacagaactggggaagagtaccaaaaaaattctgcagcattgaaggtccaagaacacattggcctccatcattcttaaatggaagaagtttggaaccaccaagactcttcctagagctggccgtccagccaaactgagcaatcgagggagaagggccttggtcagggaggtgaccaagaacccgatggtccctctgacagagctccagagttcctctgtggagatgggagaagcttccagaaggacaaccatctctgcagcactccaccaatcaggccaataaggtggccagatggaagacactccacagtaaaaggcacatgacagcccacctgGAGTTTGccaatcactgccaaaggtgcttcaccaaagtactgagtaaagggtctgaatacttatgtaaatgtgatagtctttttgctttgtctttatggggtattgtttgtagaatgatgagggatagttttttaaatacatttttgaataaggctgtaaacatAACAAAGTGTCGAAAATgtcaagggtctgaattctttcccgaatgcactggaTGTATTTTTTTTACTGACAAATAAAAATCAACCAATCCAAACTGTGCCGCAGCcaattgatgaatggaaagagacatctgttacaaaacaccaaaaagttgaATGACATTCTGAGATTGTTGAGCCAAGCCTTCAATACTGGGTAagcctacaaggtagggagggatgtattttctgtttgttaAGCTTGACagtctatttattgtggtgttgaaaaccCAAACCATAATATTAAAGTGCCCAAAGTCAGTATGCTTTGTTTATTGTTTGTATGGTGCATTGACATTTgttacatatattttatattattataaatatgCCATCAAAATGTAGAACATCTGATTtccccctagctgatcattgtctgcagctAACTCAGATCGCagtgtagagggagagggagctcGTCTGTGGTGGCATGTGCCACACAAGTGGCAAAGTTGATATCCaagtttataaacacagggtcgctaCAGTTATTGTTTTTCATTGTATGAGGGGGAGGGTCTTCAATTTATTTTATGACACCTTTAGTTGGACTAGCCCCCTCCCCAGTAAATTTCGATCGGTCCCTAATACAAGTTTCATGTGCAGTTGTTCCCAGTGTGTGTTATCAATGGAGGGCGCCAGTGGTCTGTGTATCTTTCATTTCAGTAGAATGAAGAAGATACTGAAGATACAGTAGCCTGGATGAGGCAGTGATTTAGGACTACTATGGATACATATCTAGCTTCTGTGAAATTTGAAGTGACATGAATAAAATAGTTACCACCTCTGAATTATCACGTTGAATATAAACCCAAAAGACACAAACTAAGTTACATTCCAAGAGAGGCTAAGTGTTTTTTAATTAAACCATGAATTATTTATTACATTACCTCACTGAGGACTTAATTGGAATGTTAATTCAAATGACACCCCACAAAGGAATTTTCTGCAAATCATTTGAAATAACAGGACCATTCACAACGCTACTACACTAGGTGGGTATCAGATATTTCTTAGTCTAAATGGGTATGACTGTTGAGAAATCACTTTGTAAGACAATTGTGTTTGGGGCAGCTGATCTACAGAATTTCATTTTTAATTTATGATTTTTTCTAGATCTCGAGACATTCATTGGCCGCTTTGGCGAGCAATACATCCGCAATGGATTGTGGGTAAATCGGTACTAACAggctgatctacaaataataatgagtagttaggtgatttgtagatcagatCAGTCAGCTGGCAGTTTCCAACTGCAACGCAGTCGATGTAGCACAAGCCCATTCACTCTTCAGTCCCAGACGTCTTCTTCTGAGAGAGGACCAGATCCTTTACCTCGCTGGTTAGGGAGACCAGTTCCTTCCGGATGGCCTCTGCCTCGTCCCCCTCCTCTgggttctctccctccccctgctttTTCCCCTGGCTCTGGATCACCAACCTCTTAACCACCAGACCCTGGTAGCCCGTCAGCAGCCTGTGCTGCTCCTGGAACAACCACACCCGTCCAAAAGCTTCAGTATGACGTCATCTTAAAAATGGTGTCAATTGTAAACAGGTTACAATGTAAGTGTTGCAGAAACAGATCACCATAGGTCCCCCATAGAGCTAATCAAAAACATCCCAATAACATAAAAGGCTGCAAATATACACCATTATAACTATTACTGGTATAATAACACTAGCAATTTAGTATAATGTATAATCAATGAGAACCAAGGAGAAAAGGAGCAGTACCTCAGAGACGCGGCCCACCAGAGTCCCTATGATCTGGGGGACACAGCGTCCGGGGGCGTGCAGCATGCAGTGGGTGCTGGCCTGGAAGAGCAATACACTGGTCAGGTGGAGAATCAGGGCTGGGTCCTCAGTCTCCTTCAGCTGCTCTATCAGAGCCTGGCGGTGCAGGAACAGGGCCTGTCTATAGGAAccagaacaacacacactgccCAGTCAGCCAACAATGTGTAGCACCTCAGACAATGACCCAGGTCCATGATTATAGACAAGGAATATGCTTGGACTTAAATTTTCCCCCTTTACCTTTCTCTTTTCTTGTCTCCCTTCTTCAGCATGAATCCACACACCTCAACTGCCATTTCTATATTGGTTAAAAAATCTTCAAttgtctgaaaataaaaataaaatatcaaTAGTGTCAGAAAAGCTTTCCATGCACATGATACATATATGAGAGAGCAATCTCAAAGTACTTTTCTTTGTTTTATAACATCTGCAATGATAAGTAGTAAACCTCCATCAACTGAATGAACATAACTTACCTTTCCATTCAGACTGTTGTGCACTTTCATAAGAGGCCCTTTGGTTTCCACTGGAAACATTCCTAATATCTTCACTCTGACCTAAAGGGAGATATATTGACATGCATTGTGACATTTGGGAATGTGCAGTACATGGATGAAGCCTCACTAAAGTTCTCGACCAACAGGATTGAACAGGCTTGGAATGACAAGCTGAGAGGAGAGCTAACCTCATTGGTGATAGAGTTGGGATTCTCTGCTGACATCATGAGTTCAGCTGCCATGAAATTCACCAGGATGTTGGTGACGTCCGTGCACACTGTCTTCAGGACGTACTTGGCAATGTGGACCTGGGTCTCATCTGTGGACTCAAATAATGATGGATCAGTTGATGTTTATGCTGCATTACTAGGTTTTTCATTCAATGAGGATTACCTGTACTTCTGTAGGAGTTAAATAAAGCGGTTTACCAGAGAAGAGCTTGGTCCCTTTCTCAAAGAGCCTGATGTTGTTGTACAGGTTGGAGAGCTCCTCCTGGAAGTCTTTCACGCTTCTCTTCTTTGTCACCCCGGTCGTGGAGCTAGTGGAAGACATGAACACAGTCCGAACCACCTCCTGGTAGGTCTTAGTCAAAGGCCTGCAGACAGAGCAAGACTCTTGCATGTTAAAACTGGCGCATTGATGCACAGTATTTATTTTGTGTGTTGAGTAAAGGGGTTAAAACATTGTGCTTGAAAGTGATTGTGACTGATCGTTGAGTGTGACAGGAATCCCTACCTTACTAAATGCTCCGCCAACTCAGAGAGGATTTCTTCGGGGCagtcacacactctctcttctaGGACAGCAGTGATCTCCTCCAGGGCCATGAAGGGGACTTCAGTCTGCTTGTTACGATCTGCAAAATATATGGGGGTACTACAGTTACCTTGGTCTTACACTAACAGGCTTAATCACCCAGGGGAGCAATCTCCTCCAACACAACTGTTAAGATCTCATTACAGAGGACTACCTCACTGAACAAACAATGTAATACTGTACATTAATTGACATAGGGTTTTATTGTGCACACCCACAATAACTTCAGCCTGTGATCCAAACGGGACCAGTGCTACATAGTGAATTCATTGTGGAACCCAGGCAACATAATGACTGTAGTCATACTTTGTGGGGTGACTGCTGTCTCCTCGTCACTGTCATCGTCCCTCCTGCCCTTCTTCTTGGTTTTGCGTATCCTGACCTCTCTGGCATTGCATCCTCCACCACCTCCTTTACTGCCACTGCCCTCTAGGAAGCAAAACAATATCAGAGTCAAACAATTAATTAACACTCTCTGCAGGGTCTGCAGAAAGCAGATGTGTCAGGTTCAGGGTTGCAGTATTTTTAACCTAACTTCCATTTTTCCTGAAAAACGGATGTGGGGTCTCCACTCAGGCGTCTttttacacctgctacgttaggttaatTAATGAATAACGGGGAATTGACCAGGAGTCAAAGCTCACCAACTACCCAGCAGAAAATACCTGGGCTTAGAAGAGTTTATCATGTCTAGTTGATCATTTTCTAGAGGGATTAGAATGAGACCTGTCCTGTACTACCTGTAGTCTTTTTcctcctctccgtctccctcttctcctttttGGAGGGGGCTGTATTTTCTGTCATCATAGCGCCTTGCTTGAGATCATCTTCAGTTATCAGGAAAACAGGGTTGTTCTTGGCTTCCTGAAAGAGAACAGCATGGAATTGATGAAGTGGAAAGGAGACACTTTAATTTACTGACTTTACTGTCGccatggggacattttgttacagtgtcatg of Salvelinus namaycush isolate Seneca chromosome 29, SaNama_1.0, whole genome shotgun sequence contains these proteins:
- the LOC120024073 gene encoding E3 UFM1-protein ligase 1-like, which codes for MAAAWEEIRRLAADFQRAQFADTVQRLSERNCIEIVAKLVEEKKLDVVHTLDGKEYITPSQISREIRDELYVHGGRVNIVDLQKVINVDWVHVEARANDIARSDKSVQLVLGQLIDENYLNRVSEEVNDKLQEAGFVNIPELCKNYDLPGDFLTEELSKRLGKVIQGQMDEYNRGVLFTPAFVSRHGARIRGLFSAVTRPTPVGNVIGVYGFQEHLLYSVLEELVNTGRLKGTVVGGRQDKAVYIPDIYSKTQNAWVDSFLKQNGYLEFDSLIRLGIPDPVSYIKKRFKSSKLLFLRAACIGQALVDQVEASVEEAVNSATWADVQPILPSCLSMEDVGIIINEAMRTTNVQSTARVLGDTVVVSEKFISNCLCLFEETMQHKAQKEAKNNPVFLITEDDLKQGAMMTENTAPSKKEKRETERRKKTTEGSGSKGGGGGCNAREVRIRKTKKKGRRDDDSDEETAVTPQNRNKQTEVPFMALEEITAVLEERVCDCPEEILSELAEHLVRPLTKTYQEVVRTVFMSSTSSTTGVTKKRSVKDFQEELSNLYNNIRLFEKGTKLFSDETQVHIAKYVLKTVCTDVTNILVNFMAAELMMSAENPNSITNEVRVKILGMFPVETKGPLMKVHNSLNGKTIEDFLTNIEMAVEVCGFMLKKGDKKRERQALFLHRQALIEQLKETEDPALILHLTSVLLFQASTHCMLHAPGRCVPQIIGTLVGRVSEEQHRLLTGYQGLVVKRLVIQSQGKKQGEGENPEEGDEAEAIRKELVSLTSEVKDLVLSQKKTSGTEE